One window from the genome of Bacillus weihaiensis encodes:
- a CDS encoding PolC-type DNA polymerase III: MPNDLKILKYYLWDQLFLKHQIKQMVSLPEHQHASNAITVFMNKQNEIKLDELSHTTFTIFDLETTGFFPHMGDEIISIGAIKVRNNQILFDESFYTIIKPLNKIPKQIVELTGLSPNLLNHADSFPIGVKKFIDYCQNSVLVAHPATFDIDFLSTSMKQWQLPNFQPVYIDSHQLANLVFPDERNYLDELVDRLEINERDRHHALNDAIMTAEIFVKLLHFFPKDWLQTSNMLKNI; the protein is encoded by the coding sequence TTGCCGAACGATTTGAAGATATTAAAATATTATTTGTGGGATCAATTATTTTTAAAACATCAAATAAAACAAATGGTTTCGCTACCAGAGCATCAGCATGCGAGTAATGCAATTACTGTATTTATGAATAAGCAAAACGAAATAAAACTAGATGAGCTGTCTCACACGACGTTTACCATTTTTGATTTAGAAACAACCGGTTTTTTTCCCCATATGGGGGATGAGATTATTTCAATTGGGGCAATAAAGGTTAGAAACAATCAAATTCTTTTTGATGAGTCTTTTTATACGATTATAAAGCCATTAAATAAAATTCCGAAGCAGATTGTAGAATTAACAGGGCTATCGCCAAATTTGCTTAATCATGCTGATTCCTTTCCAATTGGAGTGAAAAAGTTCATTGACTATTGTCAGAATAGTGTACTTGTTGCACATCCTGCTACTTTTGATATTGATTTTTTATCTACTTCAATGAAACAATGGCAATTACCAAACTTTCAACCTGTCTATATTGATTCTCATCAATTAGCTAATCTCGTCTTTCCTGATGAAAGAAATTATTTAGACGAACTTGTAGATCGATTAGAAATAAATGAACGAGACAGACATCATGCATTAAATGATGCCATTATGACGGCGGAAATTTTCGTGAAGCTTCTTCATTTTTTTCCAAAGGATTGGCTTCAAACTAGTAATATGCTAAAAAACATATGA
- a CDS encoding DUF294 nucleotidyltransferase-like domain-containing protein: MVHNELNHLLKDYYPFTLLTDIQLKEMADKSTQAFFSKNELIFHEDESAEHLDLFFLVSGLAKNILHHSNGKQLSLRYYYPGDIIGLMVMFTSGELNFSVQALEDCTVFKLNKKHFYEMMTRNTDFSKVIWESIGERTKSIYDEIKNNTVQDDHEHMNLLKTRVSKLMTPPYFIDSQTKMSEAASILMKNEATGLIVSNHQSTLNGVMTNQEIMNFVSNNGNHHDPVLKWMNPSPLTVNTNSFSFEALSIIKNKPIEFIPVTTNGKVIGVLTSKAFLNLEDMNYLDLTYNVKKATNVSILTKQGPISNLVLHDFVTDLLNNESYAYDVTEAITNHNDNLHRQVIKLTLNEMKKEGHGTPPITFCFITMGSQARHEQGFHTDQDNGLILHDYEHLPNKQQIEHYFTLFSRKINDYLSNIGFPKCTGGIMAEEKKWRKSLSKWKEEIHTWRTELDAQEIQNFTMFYDFRPIYGDFSLAEEIRGFLTETTKKSKTLHQLLMKDALRYRIPSHPFGLLNIKQKNKFLNIKKTGLTQIIYSTRINAMKYGINEVSTIKRLDELKKIQAMHPRDVQNAKTALHYFHYYRLLHNLNQLKQGISVSNDIMIMTLSKEDRMRLKEALQVAHRMQQVTKISFNRNRVV; the protein is encoded by the coding sequence GTGGTTCATAATGAGTTAAATCATCTTTTAAAGGATTACTACCCTTTTACATTATTAACCGATATTCAGCTTAAAGAAATGGCAGATAAATCAACACAAGCATTTTTCTCTAAAAATGAATTAATTTTTCATGAAGATGAATCCGCCGAACATCTTGATCTTTTTTTCCTCGTTTCAGGATTAGCAAAAAATATCCTTCATCATTCAAATGGAAAACAATTATCCCTTCGCTATTATTATCCGGGTGACATCATTGGCTTAATGGTCATGTTTACTAGCGGTGAATTAAATTTTTCTGTGCAAGCTCTAGAGGATTGCACGGTTTTTAAGCTTAATAAGAAGCATTTTTATGAGATGATGACACGAAATACTGATTTTTCTAAAGTAATTTGGGAGAGTATTGGTGAACGGACGAAAAGCATCTATGATGAAATAAAAAATAATACAGTTCAAGATGATCATGAACATATGAACCTATTAAAAACCCGTGTAAGCAAGTTGATGACTCCTCCTTATTTTATTGATTCACAAACAAAAATGAGTGAGGCTGCCTCAATACTCATGAAAAATGAAGCTACCGGCTTAATTGTGAGTAATCATCAATCTACACTAAATGGAGTAATGACCAATCAAGAGATCATGAATTTTGTTTCCAACAACGGAAACCATCATGACCCTGTTCTGAAATGGATGAATCCTTCTCCATTAACTGTTAATACGAATTCATTTTCTTTTGAGGCTTTGTCCATTATTAAAAACAAACCTATTGAATTTATCCCCGTAACAACAAATGGGAAAGTAATTGGGGTTTTAACAAGTAAAGCCTTTCTAAACCTTGAAGATATGAATTACTTAGATTTGACTTACAATGTAAAAAAAGCTACAAACGTTTCTATTTTGACTAAACAAGGACCCATTTCAAATTTAGTATTACATGATTTTGTAACAGATCTTCTTAATAATGAAAGTTATGCCTACGATGTAACCGAAGCCATCACGAATCATAATGATAACCTTCACAGGCAAGTCATTAAGCTAACACTGAATGAAATGAAAAAAGAAGGACATGGTACTCCTCCTATTACCTTTTGTTTTATTACGATGGGAAGTCAAGCACGTCATGAACAAGGATTTCATACTGATCAAGACAACGGATTAATTCTACATGATTACGAACATCTACCTAATAAACAGCAAATTGAGCATTACTTTACTTTATTCTCTAGGAAAATAAATGACTATTTAAGTAATATTGGCTTTCCGAAATGTACAGGTGGCATAATGGCCGAAGAAAAAAAATGGCGTAAATCATTATCTAAGTGGAAGGAAGAAATCCATACTTGGAGAACTGAATTAGATGCACAAGAAATACAAAACTTTACCATGTTTTATGATTTCAGACCTATATATGGAGATTTTTCATTAGCTGAGGAAATTAGGGGATTTTTAACCGAAACAACAAAGAAATCCAAAACTTTACATCAATTGCTCATGAAAGATGCGTTGCGATATAGAATCCCTTCCCACCCTTTCGGATTATTAAATATAAAACAAAAAAACAAATTCCTTAATATTAAGAAAACTGGACTGACTCAAATTATTTATTCTACAAGAATTAATGCAATGAAATATGGAATAAATGAAGTCAGTACAATAAAAAGGTTAGATGAATTAAAAAAAATACAAGCCATGCATCCGCGTGATGTTCAAAATGCAAAAACAGCTTTACATTACTTTCATTATTACCGCCTTCTTCATAATCTGAACCAGCTGAAGCAAGGTATTTCTGTATCAAATGACATTATGATTATGACTCTTTCAAAAGAAGATCGAATGAGGTTAAAAGAAGCCTTACAGGTAGCTCATCGAATGCAACAAGTAACAAAAATTAGCTTTAATCGAAACCGGGTGGTGTAA
- a CDS encoding 8-amino-7-oxononanoate synthase, producing MKKLGLILFALLFVVLLNVNPAKAAYLPEYDKYVEVSYEDARYIADLVGLKGIPLGAETAKLSFDAQEKLIAKIEARLGKEIDHYYIWLTVDGEKVLGIDPPVPMF from the coding sequence ATGAAAAAGCTTGGACTTATCTTATTTGCATTATTATTTGTGGTTCTACTTAATGTGAACCCAGCTAAAGCTGCATATTTACCAGAATATGATAAATATGTAGAGGTTTCATACGAGGATGCTAGATACATAGCAGACCTAGTAGGTTTAAAAGGGATACCTCTTGGAGCAGAAACGGCAAAATTAAGTTTTGATGCACAAGAGAAACTCATTGCAAAAATAGAAGCTCGTTTAGGTAAAGAAATTGACCACTATTATATTTGGTTAACAGTAGATGGTGAAAAAGTACTAGGAATAGACCCACCAGTTCCGATGTTTTAA
- a CDS encoding peptidylprolyl isomerase, with translation MRKKFIFSFLFCVLLVGCGGKEEIKSKTEGENQAQPETIEQNPIVTMTMENDESIKIELYPMIAPNTVNNFISLAESGFYDGLLFHRVIPNFMIQGGDPNGNGTGGPTYSIKGEFSSNGFENNVKHERGIISMARSQAPDSAGSQFFIMVEDTSSLDGDYAAFGKVIEGMETVDSIVSVKTNDSDKPIEEQKIKEVTVDTFGIDYPEPEKLK, from the coding sequence ATGAGAAAAAAATTCATATTTAGTTTTCTTTTTTGTGTCTTATTAGTTGGATGTGGCGGAAAAGAAGAAATAAAGAGTAAGACAGAAGGGGAAAATCAAGCTCAACCGGAGACTATTGAACAAAACCCTATTGTTACTATGACTATGGAAAATGATGAGAGTATTAAAATAGAGCTATATCCAATGATTGCTCCAAATACAGTTAATAACTTTATTTCTCTTGCTGAGTCTGGATTTTATGATGGACTACTATTCCATCGCGTTATTCCAAACTTTATGATTCAAGGTGGAGACCCAAACGGTAACGGCACTGGTGGTCCAACTTATTCAATTAAGGGAGAATTCTCATCGAATGGGTTTGAAAATAATGTAAAACATGAACGTGGAATAATTTCAATGGCACGATCGCAGGCCCCTGATTCAGCAGGATCTCAATTTTTTATAATGGTAGAGGATACGAGCAGTTTAGATGGTGACTATGCAGCGTTTGGAAAAGTGATCGAAGGAATGGAAACAGTTGATTCTATAGTAAGTGTAAAGACCAATGATTCTGACAAGCCAATAGAAGAACAGAAAATCAAAGAGGTAACAGTTGATACTTTTGGCATTGATTATCCAGAACCAGAAAAACTCAAATAA
- a CDS encoding HD domain-containing phosphohydrolase, translated as MKEFVNKNDFIETVQMKGLTISLIASGDHTEIIHHKLEAHTRWALEPEEGWTALEYLFILSGELTLINKDGPTTLKAGDSFYRSPVNEHFVFQSTQPTEFLYISSQPVFHRYSNISRDLVKLAVSIEKKDGYTSDHCARISKMSMQVGEKLGLNSRQLLRLNMASFFHDIGKIKIPLEILLKPGELTNKEWEIMKLHTTYGREVLEETKLPLLIDAGRIVEQHHERYDGKGYPFGLKKTEIDIEAFIISVVDSYDAMITDRPYSKAMPKEDALTEIVDCRGTMYSPDVVDAFISIQHIL; from the coding sequence ATGAAGGAATTCGTCAACAAAAATGACTTTATCGAAACCGTCCAAATGAAGGGCTTAACAATTTCGTTAATAGCTTCGGGTGATCATACAGAAATCATTCATCATAAATTAGAAGCTCATACGAGATGGGCCTTAGAACCAGAAGAAGGCTGGACAGCCTTAGAATACTTATTCATCCTTTCGGGAGAATTAACCCTCATAAATAAGGATGGTCCTACCACTCTTAAAGCTGGTGACTCATTTTATCGATCTCCTGTTAATGAACATTTTGTCTTTCAGTCAACACAACCTACTGAATTCTTATATATTTCCTCACAACCTGTGTTTCATCGGTATAGCAATATTTCCAGAGATTTGGTGAAACTGGCCGTATCTATTGAAAAAAAAGATGGTTATACGAGTGATCATTGTGCTAGAATAAGTAAAATGTCTATGCAAGTTGGTGAAAAGCTAGGCTTGAATTCTAGACAATTATTAAGACTAAATATGGCTTCTTTTTTCCATGATATTGGGAAGATAAAAATACCTCTTGAGATTCTATTAAAACCGGGAGAGCTAACGAATAAGGAATGGGAAATTATGAAGCTTCACACTACCTATGGTAGAGAGGTTTTAGAAGAAACTAAATTACCCTTACTCATAGATGCTGGGAGAATTGTCGAACAACATCACGAACGGTATGATGGAAAAGGCTATCCATTTGGGTTGAAGAAAACTGAGATTGATATAGAGGCTTTTATTATTTCCGTAGTAGATTCATATGACGCGATGATAACGGATCGACCTTATAGTAAAGCAATGCCAAAAGAAGATGCGCTAACTGAAATCGTTGATTGTCGTGGCACGATGTATTCACCGGATGTAGTAGATGCTTTTATTTCTATACAACACATTCTATAA
- a CDS encoding DsbA family oxidoreductase has protein sequence MNIEVWSDIVCPFCYIGKKRLEHALEKFPYQDKVTVEFRSFELNPNAPIHHEGDYVDLLAKKYNTSREQMIEMNQQLTDQAKEVGLTYHLDRVKPTNTLDAHRLLHFSKKYGKENEMVVRLFDAYFTEAKHVADHETLVSLAKDVGLDEVEVKKVLVSNQFEADVRQEEQDAQDIGVTGVPFFVINRKYAISGAQPTEVFLEVLEKVWNEEEA, from the coding sequence ATGAATATTGAAGTATGGTCGGATATAGTATGTCCGTTTTGTTATATAGGAAAAAAACGTTTAGAACATGCATTAGAGAAGTTTCCATATCAAGATAAGGTTACAGTTGAATTTCGTAGCTTTGAATTAAATCCTAACGCTCCTATTCACCATGAAGGTGACTATGTTGATTTGTTAGCGAAAAAATACAATACATCAAGAGAACAAATGATTGAAATGAATCAACAGCTAACAGATCAGGCAAAGGAAGTAGGACTGACGTATCACCTTGATCGTGTAAAGCCGACTAATACACTAGATGCCCATCGATTACTACATTTTTCAAAAAAATATGGTAAAGAAAATGAAATGGTTGTTCGTTTATTTGATGCGTACTTTACGGAAGCAAAGCATGTAGCCGATCATGAGACGCTAGTTTCTTTAGCTAAAGATGTAGGGTTAGATGAAGTGGAAGTGAAGAAGGTTCTTGTAAGTAATCAATTTGAAGCAGATGTAAGACAAGAAGAACAAGATGCTCAAGATATTGGTGTGACAGGTGTACCTTTCTTTGTTATTAACCGTAAATATGCGATATCTGGTGCTCAGCCTACTGAGGTGTTTTTAGAAGTGTTAGAAAAAGTCTGGAATGAAGAAGAAGCTTAA
- a CDS encoding ring-cleaving dioxygenase, translated as MNRKPLKGIHHVSALTANASENFSFYTKSLGMRLVKKTVNQDDTSVYHLFYADERGNPGTDLTFFEIPRAGRTYHGTNAVTTTGLRVKSNDSLIYWKKRFEKLTIEHDNIEVLKDRKTLAFRDHEGQRLRLISDENNQGVEGGIPWEGSPVSTEHAIVGLGPVELTVSRIERTANVLTDVLGFREGASYTKPSTQQNVRVFETGEGGTGAEIHLIEEREMERERPGRGSVHHVAFRVENTDELHKWVNVLDENHLPNSGFIERYYFRSLYFREPNGILFELATDGPGFEGDEDFEVLGEKLSLPPYFEERRTEIEAKLKPLPTKEGE; from the coding sequence ATGAATAGGAAACCATTGAAAGGAATTCACCATGTTTCTGCTTTAACAGCTAATGCCAGTGAGAATTTTTCTTTTTATACGAAATCGTTAGGAATGAGACTAGTTAAAAAAACAGTGAATCAAGATGATACAAGTGTATATCACCTGTTCTATGCAGATGAAAGAGGAAATCCAGGTACAGACTTAACCTTCTTTGAAATCCCACGAGCAGGTAGAACTTATCATGGAACAAATGCGGTGACAACTACTGGATTACGAGTGAAGTCGAATGATTCTCTCATCTATTGGAAAAAACGATTTGAGAAATTAACTATTGAACATGACAACATAGAAGTGTTGAAAGATAGAAAAACATTAGCGTTTAGAGATCACGAGGGTCAAAGGCTTCGACTTATCTCAGATGAAAATAACCAAGGGGTAGAGGGGGGAATTCCTTGGGAGGGAAGTCCAGTTTCTACTGAGCATGCTATAGTTGGCCTTGGTCCTGTTGAGTTAACAGTATCTCGTATTGAAAGGACTGCTAACGTGTTAACAGATGTATTAGGCTTTAGAGAAGGAGCAAGTTATACGAAACCTTCGACTCAACAAAATGTAAGAGTATTTGAAACAGGAGAAGGTGGAACAGGTGCTGAAATCCACTTAATTGAAGAGAGAGAAATGGAAAGAGAAAGGCCTGGGCGTGGAAGTGTGCACCATGTTGCATTTAGAGTTGAGAATACGGATGAATTGCATAAGTGGGTCAATGTATTAGATGAAAATCATCTTCCGAACTCAGGATTTATTGAACGTTATTATTTTCGTTCCTTATATTTTCGAGAACCGAATGGCATCTTATTTGAATTAGCAACAGATGGACCCGGTTTTGAAGGTGATGAAGATTTTGAAGTGTTAGGAGAAAAACTATCCTTACCACCTTACTTTGAGGAACGTCGTACTGAAATTGAAGCGAAGCTAAAACCATTACCTACTAAGGAAGGTGAATGA
- a CDS encoding YitT family protein: protein MDIFKKLVVVIMGLFLTSFGIKILSDSFLTFGGTAGLATILTYMTGFSWGVLFFIVNLPFFAISIQELGKWFTLSSLLSITGISFIREWFDLVIPTIGIHPLLSAIVAGVIIGIGVTFVLNNGSSLGGIHILGLFIDKKFGINRGIVLFVCDSLIILFAVALVGWSRAILSILCIFIASSIIGRYKKSPIKEMERDQEGSFSENRLTS, encoded by the coding sequence TTGGACATATTTAAAAAATTAGTAGTAGTTATTATGGGTTTATTTTTAACATCATTTGGGATTAAAATATTATCAGATAGTTTTTTAACGTTCGGTGGAACAGCGGGATTAGCAACGATTCTAACATATATGACTGGCTTTTCATGGGGTGTACTATTTTTCATTGTTAATCTTCCATTTTTCGCTATATCAATACAGGAATTAGGCAAATGGTTTACGTTGTCTAGCTTATTATCTATTACAGGGATCTCTTTTATAAGAGAGTGGTTTGATCTAGTTATACCTACTATTGGAATTCATCCACTGTTATCAGCTATTGTTGCTGGAGTCATAATCGGGATAGGTGTTACATTTGTCCTTAATAATGGCTCTTCCTTAGGTGGTATTCACATTTTAGGCTTATTTATTGATAAGAAGTTCGGTATTAATAGAGGTATTGTCCTGTTTGTATGTGATTCACTAATTATCCTGTTTGCGGTCGCTTTAGTTGGATGGAGTAGAGCTATTCTATCTATTCTATGCATCTTTATTGCTAGTAGTATTATCGGACGTTATAAAAAATCTCCAATTAAAGAGATGGAACGTGATCAAGAAGGTTCCTTCTCAGAAAATCGCTTAACTTCTTAA
- a CDS encoding alpha/beta hydrolase, with protein sequence MEHIFIKGINEQAPTLLLLHGTGGNEKDLLPLAEMIDKSANVLGVRGNVVENGMPRYFKRLAEGVFDEADLLYRTKELSDFLDDMSNTYQFDRKQVVAIGYSNGANIAASMIFHDQHAFAGAVLLKPMVPLRNIKLPNLTSLKIFIGAGKNDPLIPGKETIELKEMLRKAGAQVEEYWGEAGHQLTREEILKAKDWFEKNF encoded by the coding sequence ATGGAACATATCTTTATTAAAGGAATAAATGAACAAGCCCCAACGTTATTACTTCTTCATGGAACTGGGGGAAATGAAAAAGACTTACTTCCACTAGCAGAAATGATCGACAAGAGTGCGAATGTCTTGGGAGTGAGAGGGAATGTAGTCGAGAATGGAATGCCTCGATATTTTAAAAGACTTGCTGAAGGGGTGTTCGACGAGGCAGATTTACTTTATAGAACGAAGGAGCTTTCAGATTTCTTAGATGATATGTCAAATACATATCAATTCGATAGAAAACAAGTCGTTGCGATCGGGTACTCAAATGGTGCAAATATAGCTGCTAGTATGATATTTCATGACCAACACGCATTCGCAGGGGCTGTATTGCTAAAGCCGATGGTACCGTTAAGAAATATAAAATTACCTAATTTGACTTCACTAAAAATTTTTATTGGGGCAGGGAAAAATGACCCTCTTATTCCAGGTAAGGAGACAATTGAGTTAAAAGAAATGCTTAGAAAAGCAGGTGCTCAGGTTGAGGAATACTGGGGAGAAGCAGGCCACCAATTAACCAGAGAAGAGATTCTTAAAGCAAAAGATTGGTTTGAAAAGAACTTTTAA